The Coleofasciculus chthonoplastes PCC 7420 genomic sequence GCGTAGTGCTATATGACTAGAGATGTGGGGTTGAGCGAAGTCGAAACCCAACCTACAGGGATAGGTGATTATACTGATTACCATAAATAATTAATTGGGCATCACATCGTCGAGTTTGAGTTGTAAGTTGGGCAGGAGGTAAGATGTAATTGTATCTCCCAAGCGATATTTTTGCTGCTGATACGCCCCCCTCATGAGTTGGCATACTGTAAAAGTGGGTTGTTTAGGGTTGCCAATGAATTGCCAACCGCCTAAGCCGCGAAAGTCTACAATCCAGAATTCGGGAATGCCTAGAACCGCATACTCTTCGACTTTTCTGGCATAGTCATCTTGCCAGTTGGTGCTAACAACTTCGGCAACAAGTTTGATGGTTTTGCCATTACAAATAATTGGCTCTTTTTGCCAAAGCGGTTCGTTGCTGAGTTCGGCTTTGTCTAAAACAATGACATCAGGGCGTAGTGCTGTCGCTTCAGCCGCGAGTGGTTTAATTAAACAACTTTTGGGAATTAGCCAGTTTAACTGATTACCAATAATTTCGGCATAGATTCTACCCGCAATAGTCCAAGCAACTTCTTCATGAGAACCTGTTGGTTCCATGTCTCGTAGTTCTCCATCAATAAGTTCGTACCTGGGATTATCTCCGTATTCTGCTATAAATTGATCGAATGTTATAAGTTTAGAGGGGGTGTAAGTCATGGCGTTTTTCAGGAGAGGCAGTTTTATTGTTTATTCTAGCTTGTAGAACTGGAAGCCTCATCTCTATGATTGTCTCATATCTAAATTCACCTTTTTTATTCACATCTTGCACCAGTAGCAACAATTAGCCAGGGATTCAAATTCCTGGCTCAAAGCTTGCATTCAGCTAAAGCTGACTGGATAAGAGTTTTAGTCCATTTTAATGGACTTTAGCTTTTAGCCCGGAGTTTGAACTCCGGGTTCCGGGCGGATGTCTAGATACTCTGAATCATCGCTTCTCTAAAATTGCTCGCATATTTGGAATAGCAGCTGCAACCATTTCAGGTTTCACAGATGTCTGTTGCCAACTTTCTCTCTGCTCAAGCTGCTGTGACCATGTTTTTAGGGATGGGTAATTGTCTAGAGATAAAGCAAATTGAGGCAAGGAGGGAACCAGTGTTCCAGCTACGATATCCGCTAGAGTAATTTGATTGTTCACAAAGTAAGACTGTCCAGCTAAAAGATTTTCATAAAATTTGATAATCGTCGTTATGCGTTGCCGAGCATTGTCAATTTTATCAGGCTTAACTTCTAGTCCAACTAATTGTTTCGTTAACGGAATCATCAGCGGTTGAAGTTCATTAATGGCTATCATTTCTACCATGCGAACCGTTGCGATCGCGTTAATTTCATTAGGCATCAATGATGGCGTTGGATACTTTGCCTCTAAATAGTCCAAAATGGCTAACGACTCAACGATCCGAAATCCGTTATCGATGACGACAGGAATTCGCTGAAGCGGGTTAATGGCGGTAAAATCATCACTCAGGTGATCTCCATCTAGATTTACCAAAATTGGCTCAAAGGGAATTTGTTTTTCCAGTAATGTCACCCAAACTCGGCGAGCATTAACAGAAATTTGATTATAGTAGAACTTTAGCATTAGAGGGAATTGTTTGAATTTTAAACAATCCTACCCTAGAATTATGGGATTTAACAGA encodes the following:
- a CDS encoding Uma2 family endonuclease → MTYTPSKLITFDQFIAEYGDNPRYELIDGELRDMEPTGSHEEVAWTIAGRIYAEIIGNQLNWLIPKSCLIKPLAAEATALRPDVIVLDKAELSNEPLWQKEPIICNGKTIKLVAEVVSTNWQDDYARKVEEYAVLGIPEFWIVDFRGLGGWQFIGNPKQPTFTVCQLMRGAYQQQKYRLGDTITSYLLPNLQLKLDDVMPN
- a CDS encoding glutathione S-transferase family protein — translated: MLKFYYNQISVNARRVWVTLLEKQIPFEPILVNLDGDHLSDDFTAINPLQRIPVVIDNGFRIVESLAILDYLEAKYPTPSLMPNEINAIATVRMVEMIAINELQPLMIPLTKQLVGLEVKPDKIDNARQRITTIIKFYENLLAGQSYFVNNQITLADIVAGTLVPSLPQFALSLDNYPSLKTWSQQLEQRESWQQTSVKPEMVAAAIPNMRAILEKR